The Sinomicrobium kalidii genome contains a region encoding:
- a CDS encoding M16 family metallopeptidase has translation MKLLKTISLLWLTVVSLNAQTKKEVPFDASIRHGVLPNGLTYYIKHNEEPKERASFYFAQNVGSVLEKESQRGLAHFLEHMAFNGLEHFPEKGMLEYLEKNGIKFGSEINAYTSFDQTVYNISKVPVTNKKLLDSTLLVLHDWSGSLSLTEKEIDAERGVINEEWRTRNTPGFRVSEKVWTEGVMKGAVYAERMPIGLMSVVNNFKYDELRDYYKRWYRPDQQAVIVVGDIDVDVMEAKIKKVFSSIPLKKGLPERKDFDITLDGGITFIESLDKEVGTTGVEFIIRNKAKDLKGYPYLDDKLIKDVVSYILNNRYKEQTVEKTCPALSVNYAYSNFVRPLDILGLYIQPKTDKELESFEFALTELLRFVRYGATESELERAKLSIKNSKLSYLKNKDKIGSDAYAQQIYQHFFTQTPLPDVNWDVNYTVDRLETITNADILEYMAGVYKEEDIVMAIKGSSEKAHPNKDKFVKVFKAVNARDLAPYTDDTDNTPLIATALKEEPVIKTSEISGLDARKYKLANGARVVIFPTPYDKDKIYMKAYSPGGSSLLDKDLLPSADVATYVASESGLGAFDKIALDKKLAGTDTSLELNISELSETLSGNSTKSDIEVLFQKIYLSFEAPRFEEEAYDLAMERFAKNLERKQKYKKSILQDSVSLALTAHHERTLVFNREFLDRIALENIKTAYTDRFRDIDDFTFVFVGDIDEKQLLKLAQKYIGNIKPENRTERYVDHDYKPAKGKTVVKVVEAMETPQATVSIVFKGDMAYNFKNRLKVNMAGQLLQKRCHDVIREEEGGSYGVGARASLNDIPKAEYSMSVGFDCNPGMVDKLVQVVYDQAGQLSETVDVDDFREVRESMIKARKEAVDNNEYWMNVLTSNVFYGRQIHTLEEYIEAVNGISPDDIKETARTLLDNADIVEGVLVPGT, from the coding sequence ATGAAACTATTAAAAACTATAAGTTTACTATGGCTGACCGTAGTCAGCCTGAACGCCCAGACGAAAAAGGAAGTCCCTTTCGATGCGTCTATCCGTCATGGTGTTCTGCCCAACGGGCTGACCTATTACATCAAACACAACGAAGAACCCAAAGAAAGGGCCTCCTTCTATTTTGCCCAGAACGTAGGATCTGTCCTGGAAAAGGAATCGCAACGGGGACTGGCCCATTTTCTCGAACATATGGCCTTTAACGGCCTGGAACACTTTCCGGAAAAAGGCATGCTGGAATACCTTGAGAAGAACGGAATAAAGTTCGGTTCGGAGATCAATGCCTATACTTCCTTCGATCAGACGGTTTACAATATCAGCAAGGTTCCGGTCACCAATAAAAAACTGCTCGATTCCACCCTGCTGGTACTGCACGACTGGTCGGGCTCCCTTTCCCTGACGGAGAAGGAGATCGATGCCGAAAGAGGGGTGATCAATGAAGAGTGGCGAACGCGGAACACCCCCGGTTTCCGGGTCTCGGAAAAGGTATGGACCGAAGGGGTAATGAAGGGGGCTGTGTATGCCGAACGCATGCCCATCGGGCTGATGTCCGTAGTCAACAATTTTAAATACGACGAACTCCGGGACTATTACAAACGGTGGTACCGTCCGGACCAGCAGGCGGTTATTGTGGTCGGGGATATCGATGTGGATGTTATGGAGGCGAAGATCAAAAAGGTCTTTTCATCCATTCCCCTGAAAAAAGGGCTGCCTGAACGAAAGGACTTTGATATCACCCTGGACGGGGGAATTACCTTTATCGAGTCCCTGGATAAGGAAGTGGGCACTACCGGTGTTGAATTTATAATAAGGAACAAGGCCAAAGATTTAAAAGGATATCCATACCTGGATGATAAGTTGATAAAGGATGTGGTTTCGTATATCCTGAATAACCGGTATAAGGAACAGACCGTTGAGAAAACCTGCCCTGCCTTATCGGTGAACTATGCCTATTCAAACTTTGTAAGGCCGCTTGATATTCTGGGCCTGTACATTCAGCCCAAAACAGATAAAGAACTGGAGAGTTTCGAATTTGCTTTGACCGAGCTTCTGCGTTTTGTACGGTACGGAGCCACGGAAAGCGAACTCGAAAGGGCAAAACTGTCTATCAAAAACAGCAAATTGTCCTATTTAAAGAATAAAGACAAGATCGGCAGTGACGCCTATGCCCAGCAGATTTACCAGCATTTCTTTACCCAAACCCCTTTGCCGGATGTAAACTGGGATGTGAATTACACGGTCGACCGCCTGGAGACCATCACCAACGCGGATATCCTGGAATATATGGCCGGTGTTTACAAGGAGGAAGATATCGTCATGGCCATCAAGGGATCTTCCGAAAAAGCCCATCCGAACAAAGACAAATTCGTAAAAGTGTTTAAAGCCGTCAATGCCCGTGACCTGGCCCCGTACACAGACGACACAGACAATACCCCTTTAATAGCAACAGCTCTTAAGGAAGAGCCTGTAATAAAGACTTCGGAGATAAGCGGGCTCGATGCCCGGAAATACAAGCTGGCCAATGGGGCACGGGTCGTTATTTTCCCGACTCCGTATGATAAGGACAAGATCTATATGAAAGCCTATAGCCCCGGGGGAAGCTCCCTGCTCGATAAAGACCTTCTGCCTTCTGCGGATGTAGCCACCTATGTGGCCTCTGAATCAGGACTTGGGGCATTCGATAAGATCGCACTGGACAAAAAACTGGCCGGTACGGACACCTCCCTGGAACTTAACATCAGTGAATTGTCAGAAACCCTGTCCGGGAACAGTACGAAATCCGATATCGAGGTGTTGTTCCAAAAGATATACCTGAGTTTCGAAGCCCCCAGGTTTGAAGAAGAAGCCTATGATCTGGCCATGGAACGCTTTGCCAAGAACCTTGAACGCAAACAGAAATATAAAAAGAGCATCTTACAGGATTCCGTATCCCTGGCCCTGACGGCCCATCATGAAAGGACCCTGGTGTTCAACCGTGAATTCCTGGACCGGATTGCACTGGAGAACATAAAAACGGCCTATACCGACCGGTTCCGGGATATCGATGACTTCACCTTTGTATTTGTGGGGGACATCGATGAAAAGCAACTGTTAAAGCTGGCCCAAAAATATATCGGTAACATAAAACCGGAAAACAGGACCGAACGGTATGTGGATCATGATTATAAACCCGCAAAAGGAAAGACTGTAGTAAAAGTGGTTGAAGCCATGGAAACCCCGCAGGCCACGGTGAGCATTGTTTTTAAGGGAGATATGGCCTACAATTTTAAAAACAGGCTAAAGGTTAATATGGCAGGGCAGTTGTTGCAGAAGCGTTGCCACGATGTGATCCGGGAGGAAGAAGGCGGAAGTTATGGCGTAGGGGCCCGGGCGTCGTTAAACGATATCCCGAAGGCGGAATACTCCATGTCAGTAGGTTTCGATTGTAACCCCGGTATGGTGGATAAGCTGGTACAGGTGGTCTATGACCAGGCAGGCCAACTTTCGGAAACCGTGGATGTCGATGATTTCAGGGAGGTCAGGGAATCGATGATCAAAGCCCGTAAGGAAGCGGTGGATAATAATGAGTACTGGATGAATGTTTTAACCTCCAATGTTTTTTACGGGAGGCAGATCCATACCCTTGAGGAGTATATTGAGGCTGTAAACGGTATAAGCCCGGATGATATCAAGGAGACCGCCCGTACCCTGTTGGACAATGCCGATATCGTTGAAGGGGTGCTGGTACCCGGGACCTGA
- a CDS encoding aminotransferase class V-fold PLP-dependent enzyme, protein MDNRPVDLEQHFKTFRNHIIGNQCSFQSPYGEQKVLYADWIATGRLYGPIEDKIKDKLGPYLANTHSFSSETGKITTDLYREARNVIKKHVNAGEDDVLVTTGSGMTGALACLQRIMGLRKYRYRNPGDKPVVFITHMEHHSNHVPWLETHADVEVVPPDKHLKPDLSHLEKLLEKYKDRKLKIGSFTACSNVTGEIVDYKKWTQTMHTYGGLCFLDFAASAPYVPINMHPANEAGRLDAIFFSPHKFLGGPGACGVLIFNKKLYRNEVPDRSGGGNVKWTDPWGGHSYFEDIETREDGGTPGIIQTIRTALAIKLKEKMDPDLMALQEEKLLQQFYRELEDVPQIKYMDGCTAKRIGCVSFNIEGIHYNLVVRLLNDRFGIQVRGGWSCASTYAHYLFGLDKAVSSSITGQIDQGNLSDKPGWVRISIHPTMNTDDIRYITGAIKEIIRHKDEWQKDYRYNPSNNEFEYIRDTPAHSKEEEFFEL, encoded by the coding sequence TTGGATAACAGACCAGTGGATTTAGAGCAACATTTTAAGACTTTTCGAAATCATATTATAGGAAATCAGTGTAGTTTTCAATCGCCGTACGGGGAGCAGAAAGTATTGTATGCCGACTGGATCGCCACCGGAAGGTTGTACGGTCCGATCGAGGATAAAATAAAAGATAAGCTGGGTCCGTATCTGGCCAACACCCATTCCTTTTCCAGTGAGACAGGGAAGATCACCACTGACCTGTACCGTGAAGCCCGCAACGTCATAAAGAAGCATGTTAATGCCGGTGAAGATGATGTGCTGGTTACCACAGGTTCCGGGATGACGGGGGCACTGGCCTGCCTGCAACGGATCATGGGGCTTCGGAAATACCGGTACCGGAATCCAGGGGATAAACCTGTGGTGTTTATCACGCATATGGAACACCACTCCAATCATGTGCCATGGCTGGAAACCCATGCGGATGTAGAGGTTGTTCCCCCGGATAAACATCTGAAACCGGATTTATCACACCTGGAGAAATTATTGGAGAAATATAAGGACCGTAAACTGAAAATAGGTTCGTTTACGGCCTGTTCCAATGTCACCGGGGAGATCGTGGATTACAAAAAATGGACTCAAACAATGCATACCTATGGTGGGTTGTGTTTTCTGGATTTTGCGGCCTCAGCGCCTTATGTGCCGATCAATATGCACCCGGCAAATGAAGCCGGACGACTAGATGCCATTTTCTTTTCTCCCCACAAGTTCCTGGGTGGACCCGGAGCCTGTGGTGTGCTGATTTTCAATAAAAAGCTCTACAGAAATGAGGTTCCCGATCGTTCCGGTGGAGGTAATGTAAAATGGACCGACCCTTGGGGAGGACACTCGTATTTTGAAGATATCGAAACACGGGAAGACGGTGGAACCCCGGGAATAATACAGACCATAAGGACAGCATTGGCCATAAAGCTCAAGGAAAAGATGGATCCTGACCTGATGGCCTTACAGGAAGAAAAGCTGCTTCAACAGTTTTACAGGGAACTGGAAGATGTACCTCAAATCAAATATATGGACGGTTGTACTGCAAAACGTATCGGATGCGTGTCCTTTAATATTGAAGGAATCCACTATAATCTGGTGGTGCGCCTGCTCAATGACCGTTTCGGCATCCAGGTCCGGGGCGGGTGGTCCTGTGCCAGTACCTATGCTCATTACCTGTTCGGATTGGACAAGGCTGTATCTTCCTCTATCACAGGTCAAATCGATCAGGGGAATTTGAGTGATAAACCCGGTTGGGTCCGCATTTCTATTCATCCCACTATGAATACGGACGACATCCGGTATATCACCGGGGCCATCAAAGAGATCATCCGGCATAAGGATGAATGGCAAAAGGATTACAGGTACAACCCTTCGAATAATGAATTCGAATATATCCGCGATACCCCTGCGCATTCGAAAGAGGAAGAATTTTTTGAACTGTAA
- the trxB gene encoding thioredoxin-disulfide reductase has translation MKEDIKCLIIGAGPAGYTAAIYASRAGMNPVLYQGTQPGGQLTTTNDVENFPGYPEGIIGREMMVQLQQQAERFGADIRDGWATQVDFTGPVHKVWINDTIELHCETVIIATGASARYLGLPSEQKYLRSGGGVSACAVCDGFFYRNQEVVIVGAGDSACEEAHYLSKLCKKVTMLVRRDEFRASNIMEARVRKTKNIEILFNTETEEILGDGQLVTGVRVKNNISGRTTDIPATGFFVAIGHQPNTDIFKGHIRLDETGYIINVPGTAQTSAEGVFVCGDAADHVYRQAITAAGTGCMAALEAERYLASVEAAAME, from the coding sequence ATGAAAGAAGATATAAAGTGCCTTATCATAGGGGCGGGGCCTGCGGGCTATACGGCAGCCATTTATGCTTCACGGGCAGGAATGAACCCTGTTTTATACCAGGGTACCCAACCGGGAGGGCAATTAACAACAACCAATGACGTAGAAAATTTTCCTGGTTACCCGGAGGGTATAATAGGCCGTGAAATGATGGTCCAGTTACAGCAACAGGCTGAACGTTTCGGAGCAGACATCAGGGACGGCTGGGCGACCCAAGTGGATTTTACTGGCCCCGTGCATAAGGTATGGATCAACGATACGATAGAACTCCATTGTGAAACCGTAATTATAGCCACGGGAGCCTCGGCCAGGTACCTGGGGTTACCCTCGGAGCAAAAGTACCTCCGGTCAGGAGGTGGTGTTTCGGCCTGTGCGGTATGTGACGGTTTTTTCTACCGCAACCAGGAGGTGGTCATTGTCGGGGCGGGAGATTCAGCCTGTGAAGAAGCCCATTACCTGTCAAAATTGTGTAAGAAAGTCACCATGCTGGTCAGGCGTGATGAATTCCGGGCCTCCAACATTATGGAAGCTAGGGTCCGCAAAACAAAAAACATTGAGATCCTGTTCAATACGGAAACGGAAGAGATACTGGGAGACGGGCAACTGGTGACAGGAGTACGTGTAAAAAACAATATCTCCGGAAGAACCACAGACATCCCTGCCACAGGGTTTTTCGTAGCGATAGGGCACCAACCGAACACAGATATCTTTAAAGGCCATATCCGCCTGGATGAAACCGGATATATTATCAACGTCCCGGGCACGGCACAGACCAGTGCAGAAGGTGTTTTTGTGTGTGGAGATGCGGCAGACCACGTGTACCGGCAGGCCATAACCGCTGCTGGGACCGGGTGTATGGCTGCGTTGGAAGCGGAACGCTACCTGGCATCGGTTGAAGCTGCTGCGATGGAGTAG
- a CDS encoding RagB/SusD family nutrient uptake outer membrane protein, which yields MKKLIYIFGLFIFLSGCSDVLDIENIDSYSPDAVWNDENLANAYMANLYPMFGNWDSGADRLSQQLARIEWYPDRVTISNENFKSWDYSRIRLINQAIIDVKNGTLPQEVKDGITGQALFMRAYAYFNMVKYHGGVPYITIPQDRYEDDLNAPRNSTEECFDFIEEDLDSAIELLPQHIVPASGDYGKIDGNFALAFKAKVLLYKASPQFNPSQPWNNPYWQEANAVNKEAYESLLGQGYGLVEDYSDIALEERNKEVVFSVINTYPNKTAAWDHGVRPGSESRGAASACPTWQFVKEFPMKDGRLYNDPLSAYTMSDEEFLQNYWKNRDPRFDKSVVWNGKLYEVSGKTGKRQYTALGIAHELDDFGINPNANINSSNLNRYTGFFILKNSLLHLTQAEVQQYDLDFVLMRFAEVMLNYAETANETGDSGTALAILKQIRERAGIEPGVDGNYGITASNREEVREAILAERNIEFCFEGHRFWDLRRLRLLDRLDGTIKEGVEAIAIEPDQSEMEIGKARELADNYELVEEDFKYSTLQVPRSGVQQSTLPENYYFFPVQKDVLDRNPELEQNVGWGGSFDPTLH from the coding sequence ATGAAAAAACTAATATACATATTCGGACTTTTTATTTTTCTGTCGGGCTGCTCTGATGTTCTCGACATAGAGAATATTGACAGCTACAGCCCGGATGCTGTCTGGAACGACGAAAATCTCGCCAATGCTTACATGGCCAATTTGTATCCCATGTTCGGGAACTGGGATTCCGGGGCCGACAGACTGAGTCAACAACTGGCAAGAATAGAATGGTATCCGGATAGGGTAACCATTTCAAATGAAAATTTTAAAAGCTGGGATTACTCGAGGATCCGGCTCATAAACCAGGCGATTATTGACGTTAAAAACGGAACGCTTCCACAGGAGGTAAAAGACGGTATTACCGGCCAGGCACTTTTTATGCGGGCCTACGCCTATTTTAACATGGTTAAGTACCACGGAGGCGTCCCTTATATTACCATACCACAGGACCGGTATGAAGACGATTTGAATGCGCCCAGGAATTCTACCGAAGAATGCTTTGATTTTATAGAAGAAGACCTCGACAGCGCTATTGAGCTCCTACCTCAGCATATTGTTCCCGCATCAGGCGATTACGGAAAAATTGATGGAAATTTTGCACTGGCTTTTAAAGCCAAAGTACTGCTCTATAAGGCTTCTCCGCAATTCAATCCTTCCCAGCCATGGAATAACCCTTATTGGCAGGAGGCGAACGCGGTGAATAAAGAGGCCTATGAATCGTTGTTAGGTCAGGGATATGGCCTTGTAGAGGATTATTCGGATATCGCTTTGGAAGAACGAAACAAAGAAGTGGTATTCTCGGTTATTAATACCTATCCTAACAAAACCGCTGCCTGGGATCATGGCGTACGTCCCGGCTCGGAAAGCCGGGGTGCGGCAAGTGCTTGTCCTACCTGGCAATTTGTTAAAGAATTTCCTATGAAAGACGGTAGGCTCTACAATGATCCTTTAAGCGCTTATACCATGTCAGACGAGGAGTTTTTGCAGAATTACTGGAAAAATCGGGATCCCAGATTTGATAAATCTGTTGTCTGGAACGGAAAGCTATATGAGGTTTCCGGAAAGACAGGAAAAAGACAGTATACCGCATTGGGAATTGCCCATGAGCTGGACGATTTCGGGATCAACCCGAATGCGAATATAAATTCATCCAATTTAAATCGATATACCGGTTTCTTTATCTTAAAGAACAGCCTTCTCCATTTAACCCAGGCCGAAGTACAGCAGTACGATCTGGATTTTGTACTCATGCGCTTTGCCGAAGTCATGTTGAACTATGCTGAAACAGCCAATGAAACAGGTGATTCGGGAACAGCCTTGGCTATTCTTAAACAGATCCGGGAAAGAGCCGGTATTGAGCCCGGTGTTGATGGGAACTATGGAATTACTGCCAGTAACAGAGAAGAAGTAAGAGAAGCCATATTGGCGGAAAGAAACATAGAATTTTGTTTTGAAGGCCATCGTTTTTGGGACCTGAGAAGGTTACGCCTGTTGGACCGTCTTGACGGAACCATAAAAGAAGGTGTTGAGGCCATTGCTATCGAACCGGATCAAAGTGAAATGGAAATCGGAAAAGCAAGGGAACTTGCGGATAATTATGAACTTGTGGAAGAGGACTTTAAGTACTCTACCTTGCAGGTTCCCCGTTCGGGAGTACAACAAAGTACGCTTCCCGAGAACTACTATTTCTTCCCTGTTCAAAAGGATGTTTTGGACAGAAATCCGGAATTGGAACAAAATGTAGGTTGGGGCGGCTCTTTTGATCCGACCCTGCACTAA
- a CDS encoding TonB-dependent receptor, which yields MKLLLKRELCGLPLFKLSLKIRLAVLFLFAILLNIHASNYSQNTKISLDFENARVMTVLRAIESKSDFKFLGNAEVIENYPPVSIKVKKKDIFEILDILFKNTTVTYTVIDKQIILKKKSPAAEDPVPERKQEERQDEGQEEPVTGTVIDADTGTPVPGVNVVVKNTTVGVISDFDGNYSIQAPPDGVLIFSYMGYTTQEIPVQGRSVINITLKTALSALDEVVVVGYGTQKKVNITGAITSVKTEELNQVPTSNLSNTLAGRAPGVNITNTSGLSGASSSIRIRGGFGEPLFVIDGIVRDKDAFDALNANEVAQLSFLKDAATASIYGSRAGNGVVLVTTKKGRKQKPVFNFQTSYSSSSPTQTLLSDLTTATDELIYQNRVAEFNGTTPPNGPTEFDYFKDRNYNVNDMIWRNPSSLDYTMSVNGGGETITYYTLASYRGQEGSFKGLDYKKFNLRSNVSAKLSESITLDVNLAASQQNHDRFYWPFSEDDDYDVSDLYRVTFNWPKTYPFYTEADGTPSNQVTDYPVQTPMGSWLAWSVIDQIVGNRYIRTRKRQLSSLVSLNIDLGNYIPGLSTKFVGSYLAKDYMRKHFLTFQENYVFNQADPNGNRFIPGPPDPNKTNTFTFSQNQEFLSYDINTAWEYQVNWFLNYENRFGKHGIKAMAVFEQAENGLYGAYAKAEDPVTDYDQDFVYSNDAERRYGEGYEEIGARQSIIGRVNYEFDERYIAEFSFRYDGNTLFPKNKRWGFFPSFSAAWRISEESFMAETDWLDELKLRISYGTTGNDLDVDNERISPFSFVNTYNNTGSYIFGTDLYRGIGPGATPNPNLTWATSTTYNAGVNFEILDRKIVGSIDIFKKKEVDILGSRLVTLPANYGRPLAPENYAERSWRGGELSLMWRDYSEDGKFKYSVYGNIGYARDQWDKIDQDPIFEPGGLRASESKIGQPIDRIFGLKSLGIIRTQEQLDELLAQGFTQYGRDPYLGGLYFEDIRGDGYSPGPDGKIDGNDFQLLSKNAIPRVNYGFGFNLGWGNITLDAHFQGVTNYDRIISNQEGAGMRQHGGTVRPYYPIWADDVWTPENPDAKYPRVVGQNWYESGTGATSFWIHNGAYLRLKNLNIGYSLPKEILESIGVSSVQLFFNGTNLFAISEIKEFHDPEQKNYDSYPVMKTYSLGMNFKF from the coding sequence ATGAAATTATTATTAAAGAGGGAGCTCTGCGGGCTTCCCCTGTTTAAATTATCGCTAAAGATACGACTCGCCGTATTGTTCTTATTCGCCATATTACTGAATATTCATGCCAGTAATTATTCCCAGAACACAAAAATCTCACTCGATTTTGAAAACGCTCGGGTGATGACCGTTCTCCGGGCCATTGAATCTAAAAGTGATTTCAAGTTCCTCGGCAATGCAGAGGTTATAGAAAATTATCCGCCGGTATCCATAAAGGTTAAAAAGAAAGATATTTTTGAGATCCTGGATATACTTTTCAAGAACACAACAGTAACCTATACTGTTATCGACAAACAGATCATATTAAAGAAGAAATCGCCTGCCGCTGAAGATCCTGTTCCGGAGCGCAAACAGGAGGAAAGGCAAGACGAAGGACAGGAAGAGCCAGTTACAGGAACAGTGATCGACGCGGATACGGGAACCCCGGTACCAGGAGTAAATGTTGTTGTTAAAAATACCACTGTTGGGGTTATCTCGGATTTTGACGGAAACTATTCCATTCAGGCACCACCCGACGGGGTGTTGATTTTCAGCTACATGGGTTATACCACCCAGGAAATTCCTGTTCAGGGTCGTTCTGTTATAAACATTACATTAAAAACAGCACTTTCCGCCCTGGATGAAGTGGTTGTGGTAGGTTACGGAACACAAAAGAAAGTGAATATTACAGGAGCCATAACTTCTGTAAAAACAGAAGAATTAAATCAGGTGCCAACGAGTAATTTATCCAATACCCTGGCCGGTCGCGCTCCCGGTGTGAATATAACGAACACTTCCGGTCTGTCGGGGGCATCTTCGAGTATTAGAATTCGGGGGGGCTTCGGGGAGCCGTTGTTCGTCATTGACGGTATTGTCAGGGACAAGGATGCTTTTGATGCTCTTAATGCGAACGAAGTGGCACAACTGAGCTTTTTAAAGGATGCTGCTACTGCTTCCATATACGGGTCCAGGGCCGGTAACGGAGTGGTACTCGTTACCACCAAAAAAGGCCGCAAGCAAAAGCCGGTTTTTAATTTTCAAACCTCGTATTCCTCATCGTCCCCTACGCAGACTCTTCTTTCCGACCTGACCACAGCTACCGATGAACTGATCTACCAGAACCGTGTCGCGGAATTCAACGGTACCACACCGCCTAACGGACCTACGGAGTTCGATTATTTCAAGGACAGGAATTATAATGTCAATGATATGATCTGGAGAAACCCTTCGAGTCTTGACTATACCATGAGTGTGAACGGGGGAGGTGAAACCATCACCTATTACACCCTGGCCAGCTATCGCGGGCAAGAGGGCTCCTTCAAAGGGCTCGATTACAAAAAGTTTAACCTCCGGTCAAATGTTTCGGCCAAACTTTCGGAAAGTATTACTTTGGATGTAAACCTTGCGGCAAGCCAGCAAAATCACGACCGGTTTTACTGGCCGTTTTCTGAAGATGACGATTATGACGTTTCCGATCTTTACCGGGTTACTTTTAACTGGCCGAAGACCTATCCGTTTTACACCGAAGCCGATGGTACGCCAAGTAATCAGGTTACCGATTACCCTGTACAGACGCCTATGGGGAGCTGGCTGGCCTGGAGTGTGATTGATCAGATCGTCGGAAACCGGTATATAAGGACCAGAAAGCGACAACTGAGTTCTTTAGTCTCTCTGAATATTGATCTGGGCAATTATATACCGGGACTATCCACGAAATTTGTAGGAAGTTATCTGGCGAAGGATTATATGCGTAAACATTTTCTGACCTTTCAGGAAAATTATGTTTTCAATCAGGCCGACCCTAATGGTAACCGGTTTATTCCCGGGCCCCCGGACCCCAATAAAACCAATACCTTTACCTTTAGTCAAAACCAGGAATTTTTAAGTTATGACATCAATACGGCCTGGGAATACCAGGTCAACTGGTTCCTTAATTACGAGAACAGATTCGGAAAACACGGAATCAAGGCCATGGCAGTATTCGAACAGGCCGAAAACGGTTTGTACGGGGCGTATGCCAAGGCGGAAGATCCCGTGACCGATTATGACCAGGATTTTGTGTATTCGAACGATGCGGAAAGAAGATATGGTGAAGGATACGAAGAGATAGGAGCCAGGCAGTCGATCATAGGGCGTGTCAATTACGAATTCGACGAGCGGTATATTGCCGAGTTTTCGTTCAGGTATGACGGGAACACTCTCTTTCCGAAAAATAAACGTTGGGGGTTTTTTCCTTCCTTTTCAGCTGCCTGGAGAATTTCGGAAGAGTCCTTTATGGCAGAGACCGACTGGTTAGACGAACTCAAACTAAGGATCTCTTACGGAACAACCGGGAATGATCTGGATGTAGATAACGAAAGGATCTCTCCTTTTTCATTTGTCAATACTTATAATAATACCGGCAGTTACATCTTCGGGACCGACCTCTACCGGGGTATCGGGCCTGGCGCTACACCCAACCCTAACCTGACCTGGGCTACGTCTACCACCTATAATGCCGGTGTGAATTTTGAGATCCTGGACAGGAAGATCGTTGGATCCATAGACATTTTCAAAAAAAAAGAAGTCGATATTTTAGGTTCGAGATTGGTTACACTACCCGCCAACTATGGCCGACCTCTGGCTCCGGAAAATTATGCTGAAAGATCCTGGCGCGGTGGCGAACTTTCACTGATGTGGCGCGATTACTCGGAAGATGGCAAATTTAAATACTCGGTATACGGAAATATAGGTTATGCCAGGGATCAATGGGATAAGATCGATCAGGATCCGATTTTTGAACCGGGAGGGCTTAGAGCATCCGAATCGAAAATAGGACAACCCATTGACCGTATCTTCGGTTTAAAATCGTTGGGGATCATACGTACACAAGAACAGCTGGATGAACTATTGGCCCAAGGGTTTACCCAATATGGCAGAGACCCCTACTTAGGAGGGCTTTATTTTGAAGATATCCGTGGCGATGGCTATTCTCCGGGCCCTGATGGTAAAATAGACGGTAATGATTTTCAGCTGCTTTCTAAAAATGCGATCCCAAGAGTTAACTATGGGTTTGGCTTTAACCTGGGTTGGGGAAATATCACATTAGATGCCCATTTTCAGGGCGTCACCAATTACGATCGTATCATAAGCAATCAGGAAGGGGCAGGTATGAGGCAACACGGTGGAACCGTTCGTCCCTACTACCCGATTTGGGCAGATGATGTGTGGACACCTGAAAACCCCGATGCTAAATACCCTCGCGTTGTCGGGCAGAATTGGTACGAGTCCGGAACAGGCGCTACATCTTTCTGGATTCACAACGGGGCTTATCTGAGATTGAAGAATTTAAACATAGGATATAGCTTGCCGAAAGAAATACTGGAAAGCATAGGGGTATCGAGTGTACAATTATTTTTCAACGGCACCAATCTGTTTGCCATTTCGGAGATTAAGGAGTTTCACGACCCCGAACAAAAAAATTACGATTCCTATCCTGTTATGAAAACATATTCCCTCGGAATGAACTTTAAATTTTAA